The Vibrio quintilis DNA window TTCTCCCTGAACAGACTGAAAGCAAAAAAAAACCACCTGCGGTGTGCAGGTGGTTCCTGATTCAGGAAGAGTGACTGACGGATGCAGTCTTTGTGCTGCCGAATCGATCTGAGTTGAAATACATTTTTGTTTCTTCGATCACCACACGTCTGAGCAGGATGAGTCCGATCAGATTCGGAATGGCCATCAGGCCGTTGACTATATCGGCAATAATCCAGATGAGATCCAGATGTAAAAATGCACCAGAAGCAATCAGGCCGATGAAGACGACTTTATAGGGCAGAATGCCTTTGGTTCCGAATAAGAAAACAACACATCGCTCACCATAATAGTTCCAGCCAAGAATCGTGGTGAACGCAAAGAAGATCAGACCAATTGAGACTAGCAACGGCCCAACCGTTTCAGAGTTCAGGCCCACGGTAAAGGCATGCGTTGTCATGGCCGCACCGGAGAAATCACTCTGCCATGCACCGGTCAGAATTAATGCCAGCCCCGTCATGGTACAAATCAGAATCGTATCAAAGAAGGTGCCGGTCATCGAAATCAGGCCCTGTCTGACGCAAGAGTCTGTTTTAGCGGCGGCGGCGGCCATCGGTGCACTTCCCAGCCCTGATTCATTTGAGAATACCCCGCGGGCAACGCCGGACTGAATCGCCAGCATAATGGTAGCTCCGGCAAAGCCACCGGTTGCTGCACTGCTGCTGAAAGCAGACTGAATCACCAGCTGAATCGCCGGGATCAAATGTTCTGACTGATTGAAAAGGATGAACAGACAGGCCGTAATATAAAACACTGCCATCACCGGGACAATTTTGCTTGCCACATTGGAAATCCAGCGGATGCCACCAATCGTTACCACGGCAACCAGCGTCGTGAGGATGGCTGCTGTGACTTCGCGTGAAATGCCAAATGAAATCTGTGACGCGTCAACAATCGCATTCACCTGAGGGAAAGTACCGATACCGAAGAAAGCGACACCGATAGCAAATACAGCGAACGCGGTCGCCAGAAATCCGGAACCCACACCATATTTCAGAAAATACATCGGCCCGCCGACCATCTGGCCTTTGTCATCTTTCCTGCGGTATTTGATCGCGAGCAGGCACTCAGCGTATTTCGTTGCCATCCCGAAAACGGCAGCAAACCACATCCAGAACAGCGCGCCGGGACCACCTAACTTGATGGCGGTTGCCACACCGACAATATTCCCGGTGCCGATGGTGGCTGAAAGTGCAGTACACAAAGCTGCGAAGCTTGACACATCCCCCTGATTACCGCTTTGTGATGAGCGGCCAAACACCATTTTCAGTGCAGTGGGTAATTGACGAAACTGAAGTAGTCCGAGGCTGAGTGTAAAATAGATACCGGTGCCAACCAGAAGAATCAGCAAGGGTGGTCCCCAGATAAAATGATCAATTTGATTTAAAAAGTGTTGCAGGTTTGTCATGTTCTCCCCTTAAAAAATATAAACCTAAGGAGAAGAGGGAAGGTCGAAAATTACAAGGGCGGATATGAGCGGGACGCATCATCCGGTCAGATATCTGATCATCGTTTTGGGGCCTTCTCTCCTCTGTCCTTTTGCCTGAGAGTTTCACCCCATGATCATCATGGGACTTGCTCCTTCGGCGACCGATTCAACGGTTCTCTCCAGA harbors:
- a CDS encoding alanine/glycine:cation symporter family protein, whose translation is MTNLQHFLNQIDHFIWGPPLLILLVGTGIYFTLSLGLLQFRQLPTALKMVFGRSSQSGNQGDVSSFAALCTALSATIGTGNIVGVATAIKLGGPGALFWMWFAAVFGMATKYAECLLAIKYRRKDDKGQMVGGPMYFLKYGVGSGFLATAFAVFAIGVAFFGIGTFPQVNAIVDASQISFGISREVTAAILTTLVAVVTIGGIRWISNVASKIVPVMAVFYITACLFILFNQSEHLIPAIQLVIQSAFSSSAATGGFAGATIMLAIQSGVARGVFSNESGLGSAPMAAAAAKTDSCVRQGLISMTGTFFDTILICTMTGLALILTGAWQSDFSGAAMTTHAFTVGLNSETVGPLLVSIGLIFFAFTTILGWNYYGERCVVFLFGTKGILPYKVVFIGLIASGAFLHLDLIWIIADIVNGLMAIPNLIGLILLRRVVIEETKMYFNSDRFGSTKTASVSHSS